The genomic window CGAAAAAGAAGAGCAAATTGCTAAAAAACAAAAAGATAGAAATCTATTCATGCATTTATTTTGGATAAAGATAAAACAAAATCAATAAAATTTTTAAAAGGATATTAAATTCCTTATTTTTACAGAAATAAATTATTACGAAATCGTCTCATGATCATTTTATGTTAGCCGATATTGAGGATTTGAGCGATTGCGTAGGATTAAACAATAAAATTTATATATGAAAAAAATTCAGATGGTTGACTTGCAAAGTCAGTATTACAAAATAAAGAACGAGGTAGATAATGCGGTTTTAAATGTAATGGATTCGGCGGCTTTTATCAATGGTCCTGAAGTAAAGTCTTTCCAGAATGAATTGGAGTCTTATTTAGATGTAAAACATGTGATTCCGTGTGCCAACGGAACAGATGCTTTGCAGATTGCTTTAATGGCATTGGATTTACAGGAAGGTGATGAGGTAATCACAGCAGATTTTACTTTTGCAGCAACAGTAGAGGTCATTCATTTGCTTAAACTTAAATCTGTTTTAGTAGATGTAGATTATGATACATTTACGATTTCAACGGAAGCGATTAAAAAAGCAATTACTCCAAGAACAAAAGCGATCATTCCGGTTCATATTTTCGGGCAGTGTGCAAATATGGAAGAAATTCTGAAAATTGCTGAAGAAAATAACCTATACGTTATTGAGGACAATGCACAGGCTATTGGTGCTGATTATACTTTTGCAGACGGAACCGTAAAAAAATCGGGAACGATGGCAACAGTCGGGACAACTTCGTTTTTCCCTTCTAAAAATTTAGGCTGTTATGGTGACGGAGGTGCAATTTTTACTAATAATGATGAATTGGCACACCGTTTAAGAGGGATTGTTAACCATGGAATGTATGAAAGATACTATCATGATGAGGTAGGGGTAAACTCCCGTTTAGACAGCATTCAGGCGGCTGTATTAAGAAAAAAGCTTCCTCATTTAGATTCTTATAACGAGGCAAGAAGAAAAGCGGCTGATTTTTATGATGAAGCTTTTGCCGGTAATCCTGATATTTTAACGCCGAAGAGAGCTGAAGATTCTACTCACGTTTTCCACCAATATACTTTGAGAATTTTGAACGGTAAACGTAATGAGTTGCAGAAATTCTTAGCGGAAAAAGAAATTCCCGCAATGATCTATTATCCTGTAGCGTTGAGAAAACAAAAAGCGTACTACCAGGAAAGTAACGATGCTGATTTTGTATATACGGATAAGTTACTGGATCAGGTGATTTCTTTGCCAATGCATACAGAATTAGACGATGAGCAGTTGAAGTATATTACCGATGCTGTGTTGGAGTTTATGGGGTAATTAATGGAACAAACATTTTGCCTGCAAAAAAGAAAGTATAAATTTTTTTTATGGTTTCATATCATATTAAGCAGTTTGTATTTTATTGGTCTTTTAATGATGCTCTATGCAGATTATACTTTATCTGAATTATCAGAGAAAACTAAATATGAATCAGCAATATTGTATAGTGAGCAGGCTAAAATTTACAGAAGAGGCTGGGGTTTCGCGATTATTTTATTTTTCATTAATATTATTTTATTTTTAATAATAAAAAAGAGATTAAAATTTACAAAAGAAATTCTGAATGTTTATTCTGTTGTTACTTTATTATTATGGACTTTTAATTTAATTAAAGAATTAATTCTTTCTATTCAAACAGATAACTTTAATTTTCTTAGAATAATTATAATTACATGTTTTATATTAATAATAGCTTTTTATTTTTTTTATTTGAATAGTAATAAATTTCAGAAAGAAAAAAAAGAGCTTGATAGTATTGATTGTATAGGAATACACAAGGATTAAAAAATAATTACTAAAAAATGGCAATACTCGTAACGGGAGGTCTTGGATATATTGGTTCACACACAGTTGTAGAGCTTTTGAATAACGGTTTTGATGTTGTCATTGTAGATGACTTATCAAATTCGGAGAGGTTTATTTTAAAAAATATTGAGGAGATTACGGGTAAAAAGCCTGTTTTCTATCCTTTTGATTTAAAAAGAAAAGAACTTCTGAATCAGGTTTTTGAGGCACATCAGATTGATGGATGTATCAACTTTGCAGCGTATAAAGCAGTAGGTGAAAGCCAGGAAAAGCCGATAGATTATTATGAGAATAATTTATTTTCATTAATCAATATTCTTCAGGAGTTTAAAGCAAGAGATATTTCAAACTTTATATTCAGTTCTTCTTGTACCGTTTATGGACAGGCTGATGTAATGCCCATTGATGAAAATACACCGTTGAAAATGCCGGAAAGTGTGTATGGAAAAACCAAGCAAATGGGTGAGGAGATTTTAATTGACTTTGCTAAAGCCTATCAACGAAAAATTTCGTTATTAAGATATTTTAATCCGATCGGGGCACATCCTACAGCAAAAATAGGAGAACTTCCTGTTGGTGTTCCTTATAATCTTGTTCCTTATGTAATGCAGACTGCTGCAGGGGTAAGGGAAAAGCTTAATATCTGGGGAAATGATTATCCAACGGTAGACGGAACGGCAGTCCGGGATTATATTTATGTGGTTGATTTGGCGAAAGCGCACGTTGCAGCTTTAAAAAGACTAATGGAAATGGAGCCTGAAAAAACTGTAATTGATACCTATAATTTAGGAACAGGAAAAGGCTCGTCGGTTTTGGAAGTGGTAAAAGCCTTTGAAAGGGCAAATAATGTTGAAATTCCTTATCAGATTTGTGAAAGAAGAGAAGGGGATATTACTATTGCTTATGCTAATGCCGATAAAGCGGAAAGAGAACTTAATTGGAAGTCTGAAACGAGTCTGGAAGATGCTTTGAAAACCACTTGGGAATGGCAGAAATATTTGGATTCAAGAAATTAATTTTTTTGAAAGACAAAGTTTTAAAACCTGAACGAAAAAATTATAAAATTTAAATAATACTTTAGCTAAGCTTAGGTTTATATATTTTAAAGAACCTTTATATCGGTGAAATTTAAATACACATTATGAAAACAGAAAGAATTGGCATTACATTTTCCTCATTTGATTTGCTTCATGCCGGTCATATCAAAATGCTGGAAGAAGCTAAAACGGTATGTGATTACCTGATTGTAGGATTGCAAATTGATCCTTCCCATGACAGACCAAATAAAAATAAGCCCACACAAACTATTGTTGAAAGATATATTCAGTTGAAGGCGGTGAGTGCCGTAGATGAAATCATCCCTTATTACACAGAAGAGGATTTGGAAGATATCTTAAAATCATTTGTGATAGACGTTAGAATTATCGGGGATGATTATATGGATAAAGACTTTACCGGGAAACAATATTGTGAAGAAAAAGGAATAGAGATTTTTTATAACAAAAGAGATCACAGGTTTTCATCAAGCGACTTAAGAAAAAGAATTTTCGAAGCCGAAAAATCAAAACTGTCAAAATAAAAAGAATTAAAATAAATAAAAACTCCCGAAAATTAATTTTTGGGAGTTTTTATTTTGAGAAGGATTACATTGGTCCTTGCTGATCGTCTCCTGTTGCGTTGGAGTTGATGTCTTTTTTCTTTTTAGGCTGATCTATTTTTTCACCTTGCTTAAATCTGTATGTCAAAGAAATAGAAAATTGTCGTGGTTGCCATTGCATATAGTTTCTACGAGTGTAGTCACTGCTGTAGCTAAATACTTCTCTACTTCTCGTATTAAAGATATCTTGAATATTAAAAGAAATAGTTCCGTCTCCTTTCCATATTGTTTTTGAAGCACCCAAGTTTAAAGCATACATGTCTTTAGTATCCTGGTTTGCAGATTTTTGTGCTCCTCTATAGAATCCTTGTAACTGAAAACTAAATGTCTTGTCTACTTTAAAGGTTGTATTTAACCTGGCTCTTGTAGAAAAACCGCTTCCTGTGAAATCCATGCTGCCAATACCGGGATTACCGTTCTTATCAATCATATTATAGTAAGCAATACCCGAAGTTTTGTATCCAAATGCATCTATACTTCCCATTAATTTTAACCATGCAAAAGGATCATAAGTGAAGTTTAAATCTAAACCATAACGTTCATCATTACCTAAATTAATTGGTTTTGTAAAGAAGTCGGCAGTTCTCTCATCTTTTCTATAGACTAACATTTTGTTGTCATCTGTAGAATGACGGTAGTAAAGAGTAGGATTAACCGTAAATTTCTTTTTAGAAATGTTATAGCCAAGTTCAAATGAATCTACATAAGAAGGGTTAAGGTCAATATTACCTTCAAAAACATTTTGCCTGTTTGAGTAATTAGAATAAGGCACCATGAAGAAAGAACGAGGTCTGTCAATTCTACGAGAATAGTTTAATAAGATTTGGTTATTCTTCGTTACATCATAACTTAAATAGATACTGGGAAATAAATTATTGTAGTTTTTAGTAGTATTGATGGCCGGATCACCGCCTTTGTTTTGATAATCGATTTTAATATTAGATTGCTCATCTCTTAATCCTAACTGATATCCGAAGTTGCCAATTTTACTCTTAAATTGTACATAGAATGCATTAAACATTTCTTTATAAAGAGTAGTGTTGTTGTAATACCCTATAACAGGATCCTGAACAGTACTTGTTACAACACTTGTATAATCATTATTGTTACTATCGATGCGATAACCCGCTTCTAGTTTTGAATTTTCTCCTATTGGTAGTTCGTAATCTAACTTTCCAATAATAGTTTTATTTGTAGATTTTCTATCTGAGACATCATTACGAACAAAGTTTGAATTTAAATATTCTGCAATATCAGAATTGTTATTACTCCTATTGCTTTGTAAGCTTAATGATATTGAGATGTTTTGCCCTTTCTCGTCAAATTTGTGATCTAATCCAACATCCCCCTGAAATGCTAAGTTATTATTAGTTCCGTTAGAATTTCTTTGCATTAGAGATGTTAACGGTTGCCATGCTGTAGCTGTCGGTACATATCTGAAAAAATTATCAACGGAATTCAATCTTTCATTTGAATCACCATCGAAAGTTCTTACCATACCGGAAAGATTTACCGATGTCTTGTCTGAAATGTCGTATACAAAGCCTGCTGTTGCGTTATAGTTTTTACTGTAACTTTTATTTTTAGAGTCCTGAGATTGATATGTTGGAATATCTTTAGGTTGAGTAAATGTAGGAGAGGTAGGATCTATATTATTTGGCAGAACAATATTATGATAGGTTGTTTCGGTTTCATTTTTATTTTGATTTTCGGTATAACCGCCACCGCCATTTAGAAACCAGGTCATTTTATTTTTTCTCCAGCTTAAATTCGCATTAAGACTGGTTCTCGGATAATAACCAAGAGAACCTACAACACTACCGTTAAAACCAACTTTTTTACTTTTTTTAAGGATAATATTTAAAATACCGGAAGTTCCGCTTGCTTCAAATTTTGAAGACGGGTTGGTAATAACTTCAATTTTTTCAATTTGATCTGCAGGAATAGATTGTAATGCATTGGCGCCATCATCAATTCCAAGAAGAGATGATGGTTTTCCGTTGATTAAAAACTTTACATTTGAGCTTCCTCTCATAGAAACCGTTCCATCCGTATCTACAGAAACAGAAGGTACGTTGGATAATACATCTTGGAGGCTTCCTCCTTTACTGATGATATCCTGAGACGGATCATAAGTCTTTTTATCAAGCTCTACTTTATAAGGTTTTGTTGACTGTGCAGTGATGACAACCCCCTGAATATCTCCGGTTTTTATATTGGTTGCACTCGTTTCCGGATCGATAGACAAAGCACCAATATTTCCTGCTGCAGTAATCTGCTTATTGATAACACTTTTTTTATAATCGATTGCTTCTACTGTAATATCGTAGTTTCCCGGAGTAATATCTAGTTTATATTGACCTTTTTCGTCGGTAAGAGCAGCATCACTAAGAAGTTTGTTGGCTTTGTTGCTGAAAGTAACTGATGCGTAAGGAACAGGCTGATTGTTTTTGCTGACAACAGTTCCTGAAATACCTACTTTTTCCTGTCCAAAAGCAAAAGCTGCCGCGGAAAGTACAAAAGTAAGTCCTAAGGTTTTTTTTGTGAAAATGTTAATGATTTCCGTCTGATTCATAACGTTTTTTTTATGTAAAATCGTGAAAAATGAGTCTTAATATTATGAAATTATTAATGGGGGTAAAATATCAAAATATTAAGATTGTTTATTATTTATAAATGATATGTCGCGGTTTAAAGCTAAATGTTAATTATTGATTTGTTAAAATAAAGTTAAATTTATTTTTTATTTGATATTTTTTGAATTAAGCCAGTCCTGATAGGCTTTTGCATTGATGGCATGCTCTTCTGCACTTGCCGTGAATTTGTGGAAACCGGGTCTTGAAGGATCGGCACACATAAAAATATAATTGTTGTTATCGGCATTCAAAACCGCATCAACAGAATTTTTGTTTACCACACAAATTGGTCCAGGAGGAATGCCTTTATTAGCGTACGTATTGTATGGAGACGGAGTAGACAAATGCTTATAAAAAACCCTTTTGATAGATTCTTTGAAATTGGTCTGCTTATTAATCGCATAAATTACGGTCGGATCAGACTGAAGTTTCATTCCTTTTCTGAAACGGTTCAGGTACAATCCTGCAATGGTCTTCATTTCATCGTCTTTACCTCCTGATTCTTTGTAAACAATAGAAGCTAATGCATAAATTTGATCCCTTGTTAAGCCAGACTGTTGCTCTTTTGCTTTTCTCTCACTGTTCCAGAATTCATTATATTGGTCATCAAACTTTTTGAAAAACTCTTTGGGAGTTACGGTCCAAAAAAAGTTATACGTATCAATAAAAAAATATTTTTTTAGATCCTCCGCGTTGTTATAGCCTTTTTCCTGTGCAATGGTATTCAGATCGTTTACGAATCGTAAAGAATCCAGTTCCGTTTTTTTAGATACTTTACCAATCATTTGATATATATCTCCAAAATCACCGATTCTGAAACTGTTTTC from Chryseobacterium camelliae includes these protein-coding regions:
- a CDS encoding DegT/DnrJ/EryC1/StrS family aminotransferase, translating into MKKIQMVDLQSQYYKIKNEVDNAVLNVMDSAAFINGPEVKSFQNELESYLDVKHVIPCANGTDALQIALMALDLQEGDEVITADFTFAATVEVIHLLKLKSVLVDVDYDTFTISTEAIKKAITPRTKAIIPVHIFGQCANMEEILKIAEENNLYVIEDNAQAIGADYTFADGTVKKSGTMATVGTTSFFPSKNLGCYGDGGAIFTNNDELAHRLRGIVNHGMYERYYHDEVGVNSRLDSIQAAVLRKKLPHLDSYNEARRKAADFYDEAFAGNPDILTPKRAEDSTHVFHQYTLRILNGKRNELQKFLAEKEIPAMIYYPVALRKQKAYYQESNDADFVYTDKLLDQVISLPMHTELDDEQLKYITDAVLEFMG
- the galE gene encoding UDP-glucose 4-epimerase GalE — its product is MAILVTGGLGYIGSHTVVELLNNGFDVVIVDDLSNSERFILKNIEEITGKKPVFYPFDLKRKELLNQVFEAHQIDGCINFAAYKAVGESQEKPIDYYENNLFSLINILQEFKARDISNFIFSSSCTVYGQADVMPIDENTPLKMPESVYGKTKQMGEEILIDFAKAYQRKISLLRYFNPIGAHPTAKIGELPVGVPYNLVPYVMQTAAGVREKLNIWGNDYPTVDGTAVRDYIYVVDLAKAHVAALKRLMEMEPEKTVIDTYNLGTGKGSSVLEVVKAFERANNVEIPYQICERREGDITIAYANADKAERELNWKSETSLEDALKTTWEWQKYLDSRN
- a CDS encoding adenylyltransferase/cytidyltransferase family protein, which gives rise to MKTERIGITFSSFDLLHAGHIKMLEEAKTVCDYLIVGLQIDPSHDRPNKNKPTQTIVERYIQLKAVSAVDEIIPYYTEEDLEDILKSFVIDVRIIGDDYMDKDFTGKQYCEEKGIEIFYNKRDHRFSSSDLRKRIFEAEKSKLSK
- a CDS encoding TonB-dependent receptor; translated protein: MNQTEIINIFTKKTLGLTFVLSAAAFAFGQEKVGISGTVVSKNNQPVPYASVTFSNKANKLLSDAALTDEKGQYKLDITPGNYDITVEAIDYKKSVINKQITAAGNIGALSIDPETSATNIKTGDIQGVVITAQSTKPYKVELDKKTYDPSQDIISKGGSLQDVLSNVPSVSVDTDGTVSMRGSSNVKFLINGKPSSLLGIDDGANALQSIPADQIEKIEVITNPSSKFEASGTSGILNIILKKSKKVGFNGSVVGSLGYYPRTSLNANLSWRKNKMTWFLNGGGGYTENQNKNETETTYHNIVLPNNIDPTSPTFTQPKDIPTYQSQDSKNKSYSKNYNATAGFVYDISDKTSVNLSGMVRTFDGDSNERLNSVDNFFRYVPTATAWQPLTSLMQRNSNGTNNNLAFQGDVGLDHKFDEKGQNISISLSLQSNRSNNNSDIAEYLNSNFVRNDVSDRKSTNKTIIGKLDYELPIGENSKLEAGYRIDSNNNDYTSVVTSTVQDPVIGYYNNTTLYKEMFNAFYVQFKSKIGNFGYQLGLRDEQSNIKIDYQNKGGDPAINTTKNYNNLFPSIYLSYDVTKNNQILLNYSRRIDRPRSFFMVPYSNYSNRQNVFEGNIDLNPSYVDSFELGYNISKKKFTVNPTLYYRHSTDDNKMLVYRKDERTADFFTKPINLGNDERYGLDLNFTYDPFAWLKLMGSIDAFGYKTSGIAYYNMIDKNGNPGIGSMDFTGSGFSTRARLNTTFKVDKTFSFQLQGFYRGAQKSANQDTKDMYALNLGASKTIWKGDGTISFNIQDIFNTRSREVFSYSSDYTRRNYMQWQPRQFSISLTYRFKQGEKIDQPKKKKDINSNATGDDQQGPM
- the mltG gene encoding endolytic transglycosylase MltG; the encoded protein is MKKAILIVILLVFAVGGFFGLRFYNKYYGNNIEKDGYVLISHKADFKQILDSASQYVKDKEAFETVAKEKDLDQYFKPGRYHFQKGMGNSNLVNMIKAGNQTENSFRIGDFGDIYQMIGKVSKKTELDSLRFVNDLNTIAQEKGYNNAEDLKKYFFIDTYNFFWTVTPKEFFKKFDDQYNEFWNSERKAKEQQSGLTRDQIYALASIVYKESGGKDDEMKTIAGLYLNRFRKGMKLQSDPTVIYAINKQTNFKESIKRVFYKHLSTPSPYNTYANKGIPPGPICVVNKNSVDAVLNADNNNYIFMCADPSRPGFHKFTASAEEHAINAKAYQDWLNSKNIK